In the genome of Bradyrhizobium sp. CB3481, the window ATTGACGTGAAATCTGGTTGGCCTGCGGAAGACCATTCGGCATCGCGGCGGAAGCCGGGCCGGCGGTGAGCACAACGCCGCCGAGGGCGGCCAACCCAACAATAGCAGATTTCAGCTCCATGGCTTGTCTCCTTGGTTGGAGACCTCAATAACCCCTTCGACAATGTTTGGTTGCTTTTCAGAGTGGAGCCAACGCAGGGTATACTCAGAAAATGAGATGGAGATTCGAGGAAAAGTCATCACTCATCCGGCTGACTGGCCGCCAATGCCGGCTGCGGTTCACTACGTTCGCAAGGGACGATCGAGTTCAGCCGAACCGTTTCAGCGCCGCCAGCCACAGCTTCCAGATTTCCGGGGTATCCGACGTCACTGTCCGCGCGGCTTTCGGCAACAATTCCCGCAGCACAGGTTGCGGCGAGACCGGAGAGCGCAGCACGTCGAGAAAGCATCGGTTCGTTTCTCCGTGTCCCGGACGCGGCGCGGCACGGAGTGACGCGACGCAGAGCCGGGACCCATCTCTCCGCACACGTTGGGCCCCGGCTCTGCAGCGCACGACGCCGCGAAACGGGCGCACTGCGCTGCGTCCGGGGAACGGAGAGCGGTTATGCCGCGACCTTCTTCGCTAAGCCGAACGCGTCCGCCAGCAGACTATACGACTTCTTCCGCGCGTCGTGGTCGTAGACCGCCGTGATGATCATCAGCTCATCCGGCTGGCTCGCGGTGATCATCGGCTGCAGCTTTGCCATGATGGTCGCCGGGCTGCCGACGAACAGCCGCGAGCGGTTGCGCATCACCGAAGCGCGCTCGGCATCCGAATAGTTGTAGGCCAGCGCTTCCTCGACACTCGGCAGCGGCAGATATTGCCCGCGGTCGCGGCGCAGGCGATTGAGGTCCATCGACGAGGCAAGCTGTTCGGCCTCGGCGTCGGTTTCGGCGGCAACCGCGGCGATGGCGAGAATGCCGTGCGCGGTGTCCCGCCATCCGGATGACTTGAAGTGACTGCGGTAGTTGGTCATCGCCGCGACCGCATCGTAGGACGCAAAATGGTGCGCGAAGGCGAAGCCCATGCCGACCTGCGCCGCCAATTCCGAACTGTAGTCGGAGGAGCCGAGCAGCCAGATCGGCGGCAGCGGCGTGTCGTCAGGCATGGCGACCACATTGTTGTAGGGATGGCCTTCCGGGAAACCGCGTGTCTCCCACAATACGAGCTCGCTCAGCCGCTCGAGAAAATCGTCGCCGTCGCGGCGATCAAGCCGACTGCGCAGCGCGTGGGCGGTGGCGCCATCGGTGCCGGGCGCACGGCCGAGGCCGAGATCGATGCGGCCGGGAAACAGCGCCTCCAGCATCTTGAAGCGCTCGGCCACCACCAGCGGCGCGTGGTTGGGCAGCATCACGCCGCCGGAGCCGACGCGGATATTTTTGGTCACCGCCGCGATCTGGCCGATCATCAGGTCGGGCGCGGGGCTCGCCACAGACGCCAGGTTATGGTGCTCGGCGAGCCAGTAGCGGACATAGCCCAACTCATCGACGTGGCGCGCCAGATCGATGCTGTTGCGCAGCGCGTGGGCCGGACGGGTGCCTGTGGTGACGACGGAGAGATCGAGGACGGAAAGCGGAATCATCGGCCTAAGCTAGTGCGGCCAGCGACAGCGACAAAGGCCTGGCCTGCGCAGATCAGGCCCGCGCTTGTGGGGAAAGGGACGGCAGATTTCCAATACCTGGTTGGGACGAAATATGACAAATTCAGAACAATCAATCCTGCCCACCACTCACACAATCCCTAGATTCGAGACTTTCCTCCATCATATCATTGATATAATTATATAAAATTTCATACACTTATAGCCCACGACCTACTCTGAAGGGACTATTGCATCGAATTTCTTGTATGAATTGGGCTACTTCCCATGCCCAATGGGCTGTTTGAACATGCCGGTTTGGCCTATTTTAGCTCCTCGCCGCTACGCCAGACGTCCGCCCATCCTTTTGGAGCCTTGTGAGTGCCATGACCGAGATTACGCCCCCCGCTTTTGACGGCCATCGCGCGCTCCACTCGCCCAAGATTTCCTTCGAGTTCTTTCCGCCCAAGACCGAGGAGATGGAGCGCAGCCTGTGGGAGACCATCAACCGCCTGGCGCCGCTAGCCCCCAATTTCGTCTCGGTGACCTATGGCGCCGGCGGCTCGACCCGTGAGCGGACCCATTCGACCATTGCCCGCATCCTCAAGGAGACCAACCTGGTCCCGGCGGCGCATCTGACCTGCGTCGGCGCGCCGAAGGGCGAGATCGACGAGGTGGTGGCGCGCTATCACGAGATCGGCGTCCGCCACATCGTGGCGCTGCGCGGCGATCCCACTACGGGCATCGGCACGCCCTATCATGCGCATCCCGACGGCTATCAGAGCTCGCCGGACCTGATCGAAGGCATCAAGAAGCGCTATCCCGATATCGAGATTTCGGTATCGGCCTATCCGGAGAAGCATCCGGAAAGCCGGACCATCGATACTGACATCGATACGCTGAAGGCCAAGGTAGACGCCGGCGCGGCGCGCGCGATCACGCAGGTCTTCTTCGATAACGACCTCTATTTCCGCTATCTCGACCGCGTCCGCGCCCGCGGCATCGACATTCCGATCGTGCCCGGCATCATGCCGATGCACAATTTCAAGCAGGCGCGCGGCTTTGTGACCCGCGCCGGCACGTCCGTGCCGGACTGGCTGGCCGACAAGTTCGAAGGCCTCGACGACGATGCCGAGACGCGAAAGCTGGTCGCCGCCACCGTTGCGGCCGGCCAGGTGCAGAAGCTCGCCAAGCACGGCGTCGACACCTTCCATTTCTACACCATGAACCGCGCCGACCTCGTGTTTGCGATCAGCCATTTGCTGGGCATTCGCCCCAATGGCGCACAGAAAGCCGCCTGATCCGATGAGCGTTCCGATTTCACCGAAGCGAACCGCCCTGCTCGCCGCCGCGCGCGAGCGCATCCTGGTGCTCGACGGCGCCATGGGCACCATGATTCAAGGCCTGCAGTTCGACGAAACAGCGTTTCGCGGCAAGCGTTTTGCGGATTTTCATCGCGACGTCCGCGGCAACAACGATCTGTTGATCCTGACGCAGCCTGACGCGATCGAGGACATCCACGCCGCCTATTTGCGCGCGGGCGCCGACATCGTCGCGACCAATACGTTCTCCTCGACCTCGATCGCGCAGGCCGACTACGACATGTCGGACCTCGCCTATGAGCTGAACCGCGATGGCGCAAAGCTCGCGCGCGCCGCCGCCGAGCGCGTCAGCGCCGAGGACGGCAAGCCGCGTTTCGTCGCCGGTGCGCTCGGTCCGACCAATCGCACCGCTTCGATCTCGCCCGATGTTGCCAACCCCGGCTATCGCGCTGTCACCTTCGACGACCTGCGCAAGGCCTATGGCGAACAGGTCAACGGTCTGCTCGACGGCGGGGCCGACCTGCTCCTGGTCGAGACCATCTTCGACACGCTGAATGCCAAGGCGGCGCTTTACGCGATTTCGGAGATTACGGAAGAACGCGGCATCGACGTGCCCGTAATGATCTCGGGCACCATCACCGACAAATCCGGCCGCCTGCTATCGGGCCAGTTGCCGGAAGCGTTCTGGAATTCGATCCGCCACGCCAAGCCGGTTACCGTCGGCTTCAATTGCGCGCTCGGCGCCGAGGATCTGCGCGCCCATATCGCCGATATCGGCCGCGTCGCCGATACCTTGGTTTGTGCTTATCCGAATGCCGGCCTGCCCAACGAGTTCGGCCAATACGACGAGACGCCGGAATATATGGCGCGGCTGATCGGTGAGTTCGCCGAGGCCGGCCTCGTCAACATCGTCGGCGGCTGCTGCGGCACCACGCCGGACCATATCGCCGCGATTGCTGCGGCGGTCGCTCCGCACAAGCCGCGCATTGTCCCGACCATCGAGCCGCGGCTGCGGCTTTCGGGCCTCGAGCCGTTCGAGCTGACGCCGGCGATCCCCTTCGTGAACGTCGGCGAGCGCACCAACGTCACCGGCTCGGCAAAATTCCGCAAGCTGATCACCGCCGGCGATTACACCGCGGCACTTCAGGTGGCGCGCGACCAGGTCGAGAACGGCGCGCAAATCATCGACGTCAACATGGACGAGGGCCTGCTGGATTCCGAAGCTTCGATGGTGACGTTCCTCAACCTCGTCGCCGCCGAGCCCGATATCGCCCGCGTGCCTGTCATGGTGGACTCCTCGAAGTTCAACGTGATCGAGGCGGGCCTGAAATGCGTGCAGGGCAAGCCGGTGGTGAACTCGATCTCGATGAAGGAGGGCGTAGAGAAATTCATCCACGAGGCTCGCATCGCGCGCCGCCATGGCGCAGCGGTCGTGGTCATGGCGTTCGACGAGGTCAGCCAAGCCGATACGTTCGCGCGCAAGACCGAGATCTGCAAGCGCGCCTATGACATCCTGGTCGGCGAGGTCGGCTTTCCGCCCGAGGATATCATCTTCGACCCGAACATCTTCGCGATCGCGACGGGCCTGGAGGAGCATAATAATTACGGCGTCGACTTCATCGAGGCGACGCGCTGGATCCGCCAGAACCTGCCGGGCGCGCATGTCTCCGGCGGCGTCTCCAACCTCTCTTTCTCGTTCCGCGGCAACGAGCCGGTGCGTGAAGCCATGCACTCGGTGTTCCTGTATCATGCCATCCACGCCGGCATGGACATGGGCATCGTCAATGCCGGGCAGATGATCGTCTATGACGACATCGACCCCGAGCTGCGGCAGGTGTGCGAGGACGTCATCCTCAACCGCGATCCCGGTGCGGCCGAGCGGCTGCTGGCGCTGGCGGAAAAATTCCGCGGCAAGGAGAAGCAGAGCAAGGAGCAAGACCTCGCCTGGCGCGAATGGCCGGTCGAGAAGCGGCTCAGCCACGCACTGGTGCACGGTATCACCGAATTCATCGAGGAGGACACCGAGGCCGCGCGCAAAACGGTCGAGCGTCCGCTGAACGTGATCGAAGGCCCGCTGATGGCAGGCATGAACGTCGTCGGCGACCTCTTCGGCGACGGCAAGATGTTCCTGCCGCAGGTGGTGAAGTCGGCGCGCGTGATGAAACAGGCGGTCGCCTATCTGATGCCGTTCATGGAAGAGGAAAAGGCGCGCAACCTTGCCAATGGCGTGGCCGGTGACGGCCGCAATGCCGCGGGCAAGATCGTGCTTGCCACCGTCAAGGGCGACGTCCACGACATCGGCAAGAACATCGTCGGGATCGTCCTGCAGTGTAACAATTTCGAGGTGATCGACCTCGGCGTCATGGTGCCCGCCACCAAGATCATCGAGACGGCCAAGGCGGAAGGTGCTGACATCATTGGTCTCTCCGGCCTGATCACGCCCTCGCTCGACGAGATGAGCTTTCTCGCCGGAGAGATGGAGCGGCAGGGCATGAAGATGCCGCTGCTGATCGGCGGCGCCACCACGAGCCGCGTGCATACGGCCGTGAAGATCGACCCGAACTATCCGGGCGGACCGGTGGTGCATGTCAATGATGCCAGCCGCGCGGTCGGCGTCGCTTCCTCGCTGCTTTCGCCCGACAAGCGCGAGGCCTACGCGGCCGACATCCGCACCGAATACGCCAAGATATCGGCGGCGCATCTGCGCGCCCAAGCCGACAAGAAGCGGCTGAAGCTGGCCGATGCCCGCGCCAACGCGGTCAAGGCTGACTTTATCAAGGCGCCGCCGAAAAAGCCGTCCTTCCTCGGGCTGAAGAGCTTTGAGGCCTATGATCTGGCGGAGCTCGCGCAGTTCATCGACTGGACGCCGTTCTTCCAGACCTGGGAGCTGACCGGGCGCTTCCCTGCCATTCTCGACGATCCCAAGATCGGCGAGGTTGCGCGCTCGCTCTATGACGATGCGCGCAAGATGCTGGACCGCA includes:
- a CDS encoding LLM class flavin-dependent oxidoreductase, encoding MIPLSVLDLSVVTTGTRPAHALRNSIDLARHVDELGYVRYWLAEHHNLASVASPAPDLMIGQIAAVTKNIRVGSGGVMLPNHAPLVVAERFKMLEALFPGRIDLGLGRAPGTDGATAHALRSRLDRRDGDDFLERLSELVLWETRGFPEGHPYNNVVAMPDDTPLPPIWLLGSSDYSSELAAQVGMGFAFAHHFASYDAVAAMTNYRSHFKSSGWRDTAHGILAIAAVAAETDAEAEQLASSMDLNRLRRDRGQYLPLPSVEEALAYNYSDAERASVMRNRSRLFVGSPATIMAKLQPMITASQPDELMIITAVYDHDARKKSYSLLADAFGLAKKVAA
- the metF gene encoding methylenetetrahydrofolate reductase [NAD(P)H], with the translated sequence MTEITPPAFDGHRALHSPKISFEFFPPKTEEMERSLWETINRLAPLAPNFVSVTYGAGGSTRERTHSTIARILKETNLVPAAHLTCVGAPKGEIDEVVARYHEIGVRHIVALRGDPTTGIGTPYHAHPDGYQSSPDLIEGIKKRYPDIEISVSAYPEKHPESRTIDTDIDTLKAKVDAGAARAITQVFFDNDLYFRYLDRVRARGIDIPIVPGIMPMHNFKQARGFVTRAGTSVPDWLADKFEGLDDDAETRKLVAATVAAGQVQKLAKHGVDTFHFYTMNRADLVFAISHLLGIRPNGAQKAA
- the metH gene encoding methionine synthase gives rise to the protein MSVPISPKRTALLAAARERILVLDGAMGTMIQGLQFDETAFRGKRFADFHRDVRGNNDLLILTQPDAIEDIHAAYLRAGADIVATNTFSSTSIAQADYDMSDLAYELNRDGAKLARAAAERVSAEDGKPRFVAGALGPTNRTASISPDVANPGYRAVTFDDLRKAYGEQVNGLLDGGADLLLVETIFDTLNAKAALYAISEITEERGIDVPVMISGTITDKSGRLLSGQLPEAFWNSIRHAKPVTVGFNCALGAEDLRAHIADIGRVADTLVCAYPNAGLPNEFGQYDETPEYMARLIGEFAEAGLVNIVGGCCGTTPDHIAAIAAAVAPHKPRIVPTIEPRLRLSGLEPFELTPAIPFVNVGERTNVTGSAKFRKLITAGDYTAALQVARDQVENGAQIIDVNMDEGLLDSEASMVTFLNLVAAEPDIARVPVMVDSSKFNVIEAGLKCVQGKPVVNSISMKEGVEKFIHEARIARRHGAAVVVMAFDEVSQADTFARKTEICKRAYDILVGEVGFPPEDIIFDPNIFAIATGLEEHNNYGVDFIEATRWIRQNLPGAHVSGGVSNLSFSFRGNEPVREAMHSVFLYHAIHAGMDMGIVNAGQMIVYDDIDPELRQVCEDVILNRDPGAAERLLALAEKFRGKEKQSKEQDLAWREWPVEKRLSHALVHGITEFIEEDTEAARKTVERPLNVIEGPLMAGMNVVGDLFGDGKMFLPQVVKSARVMKQAVAYLMPFMEEEKARNLANGVAGDGRNAAGKIVLATVKGDVHDIGKNIVGIVLQCNNFEVIDLGVMVPATKIIETAKAEGADIIGLSGLITPSLDEMSFLAGEMERQGMKMPLLIGGATTSRVHTAVKIDPNYPGGPVVHVNDASRAVGVASSLLSPDKREAYAADIRTEYAKISAAHLRAQADKKRLKLADARANAVKADFIKAPPKKPSFLGLKSFEAYDLAELAQFIDWTPFFQTWELTGRFPAILDDPKIGEVARSLYDDARKMLDRIIKEKWFTARATIGFWPANAEGDDISVYADDTRAKKIATFHTLRQQLEKREGRFNAALSDFIAPKSSGVPDYVGGFVVTAGIGEDAVADRFKNANDDYSSILCKALADRLAEAFAERMHQRVRKEFWGYAPDEALTSDQLILEQYAGIRPAPGYPAQPDHTEKATLFRLLDAERTAGVKLTESFAMWPGSSVSGLYFSHPESFYFGVGKIERDQVEDYAARKGMSVTETERWLAPVLNYIPSQEQAMPAPVAAEIVPANDVTSHPPGCTCAVHLAWRKKAVGAG